Part of the Methanomassiliicoccales archaeon genome is shown below.
CCATACTAGGCTCCGTAGTGGCCCCGCTGCGCAGCATGTACCCGGACGAGTTCCAGGTGGCCCCCTTCTTCGTGATCGTGGATGGCACCCGGGCCACAGAGCTATTGAAACGGCCGGAGGGGTTCGGACTGGGCGGCGGAAAGCTAATCCCTGTGCACCAGGTCAGCGAGGCGGAGTACGTGCTGATTTCCAAGGCCGACCGCCTCAGCGAAGCGGACGTGGAGAAGGCCACCGCGGCCGTGCGCAAGGACACCACCGCCGAGGTCATCGTCTGCTCCGCTTTCAGCAGGAAGAACCTGGACAAGATAGTGGACATCGTCCTCTCGGACCAGGTCAGCACTAAGGAGGCCAAGGAGGTGGACCAGAAGATCTTCGCGGTGGAGAAGGCCTCCATGGGCTGGTTCAACGCCTACGCCCGATTGGTGTCCGAGGGGCGCCTGGACGTCAACGCTTTCATCACCTCCCTAATAAGGAAGGTGGCCACGGACTTCCCGCCCGAGACCATCGGGCACGTCAAGGTCATGCTGACGTCGCCCACGGCCGCGGCCAAGATGAGCTTGGTGGAGGACCGCATGCAGGTGGACGGACTGAAAGGAGGGCGTTATTTCACCGGGGAAGGAAAACTGGTGCTCAACGCTCGGGTCTCCGCCTCCCCCAACGAGCTAAAGAAAGCAATAGAGAAGGCCATCGCCGACACCGCCCTCGAGACCGGAGTCCAGGTGCTGGAGATGGGCGAGGCCTGCTTCACGCCCAAGCCGGAGGCGCCCACCTTCTTCCGGAAGTGAAAATAAAGCGCGAAAATCGAATTATCTCCCAATTTCTTCCTGATTTTTTTCTATTTCATGAAAAAAAGGTCGTTCTGAACGTTGTTTCATCGGAATTCTTAAGACATAACAAAGGAGTCCGGGTGCGAGATGCCCGTAGTCGACGCCATGAACCGGCGCATCCTGAACCTCCTGGTCAACGACGGCAGGATGACGCACAACGATATCGCCGCCAAGCTCAAGCGCTCCCCATCCACGGTGCGGGACCGCATCGTGCGCATGGAGAACGACGGCATCATCCTCGGCTACTTCGCCGTGGTGAACAACGAAAGGATGGGCATACGGGTGGACGCCATACTGCTGGCCAATCTCAAGCCGGGCGTTCCATCGGAGGAGCTGCGCAAGCTCCGGGGAGTGG
Proteins encoded:
- a CDS encoding Lrp/AsnC family transcriptional regulator, which translates into the protein MPVVDAMNRRILNLLVNDGRMTHNDIAAKLKRSPSTVRDRIVRMENDGIILGYFAVVNNERMGIRVDAILLANLKPGVPSEELRKLRGVEEVKEVLQISGPRRIMVRLQAKDSSDLEHALSNKILPVGLEDIELRMVMSSANRLPGN